A single region of the Ancylobacter novellus DSM 506 genome encodes:
- the ubiE gene encoding bifunctional demethylmenaquinone methyltransferase/2-methoxy-6-polyprenyl-1,4-benzoquinol methylase UbiE yields the protein MAADTRTDGTTSEAADTHFGFRTVPLGEKQRMVDEVFHSVARRYDLMNDLMSLGLHRAWKDLLVSRLRPPKTDRSFRLLDVAGGTGDVSFRTVEAGGAGTSATVADINGGMLGVGRERAASLGLSDRVEFVEANAEELPFADKSFDATTIAFGIRNVPRMDKALAEMRRVLKPGGRCFVLEFSRVDVPGLDAIYDAYSFKLIPPMGKLVTGDAESYQYLVESIRKFPSPEAFAEMMRAAGFSRVDVTPLTGGIVCLHSGVRI from the coding sequence ATGGCTGCGGACACACGGACGGACGGCACCACGAGCGAGGCCGCCGACACTCATTTCGGCTTCCGCACCGTGCCGCTCGGCGAGAAGCAGCGCATGGTCGACGAGGTGTTCCACTCGGTGGCGCGCCGCTACGACCTGATGAACGATTTGATGTCGCTCGGTCTGCACCGCGCCTGGAAGGACCTGCTGGTCTCGCGCCTGCGCCCGCCGAAAACCGACCGTTCCTTCAGGCTGCTGGACGTCGCCGGCGGCACCGGCGACGTCTCCTTCCGCACCGTCGAGGCGGGAGGGGCGGGGACCAGCGCCACCGTCGCCGACATCAATGGCGGCATGCTCGGGGTCGGCCGCGAGCGCGCGGCTTCGCTCGGCCTGTCGGACCGGGTCGAGTTCGTCGAGGCCAATGCGGAGGAGTTGCCCTTCGCCGACAAGAGCTTCGACGCGACCACCATCGCCTTCGGCATCCGCAACGTGCCGCGCATGGACAAGGCGCTCGCCGAGATGCGCCGCGTGCTCAAGCCCGGCGGGCGGTGCTTCGTGCTGGAGTTCTCGCGCGTCGACGTGCCCGGCCTCGACGCCATCTACGACGCCTATTCGTTCAAGCTGATCCCGCCCATGGGCAAGCTCGTCACCGGCGACGCCGAGTCCTACCAGTACCTCGTCGAATCGATCCGCAAGTTTCCCTCGCCGGAGGCCTTCGCCGAGATGATGCGGGCGGCCGGGTTCAGCCGCGTCGACGTCACGCCGCTGACCGGCGGCATCGTCTGCCTGCACTCCGGCGTGCGGATCTAG
- the ubiB gene encoding 2-polyprenylphenol 6-hydroxylase, with the protein MATPLGDYLRLARAGFVLAREGVASRIDPAMRPPGSEPLFAIAKLIERRGPASSAARLGAALSRLGPSYVKLGQFLATRPDVVGAQMARDLELLQDRMPAFPQEVAEATIERNFDRPASVVYSRLSPALAAASIAQVHQGEVTEADGTVQRVAVKVLRPDVQRRFRIDLSSFYRAARLGEQASPEGRRLRLVAVVDTLARSVSMEMDLRLEAAALSELAQNTGEDEDFRVPAVDWDRTGREVLTTEWIDGIKLNDLDALRAAGHDLPKLGRVVMQSFLRHALRDGFFHADMHPGNLFVDAQGRLVAVDFGIMGRLGHKERRFLAEILFGFITRNWLRTAQVHFEAGYVPPHHSVEDFAQAIRAIGEPIYSRRADQISMAKLLTLLFEVTALFDMKTRPELLLLQKTMVVVEGVARTLDPQLDMWKTAEPVVRAWIERNLGPVGRIEEVAGGFSAIGRSLQNLPDLVAQGQRIANQLDAATRDGLVLSPETMEAIGRAEGRGNRWGTVALWVIAALLAGHLLF; encoded by the coding sequence GTGGCCACCCCGCTCGGCGATTATCTGCGTCTTGCCCGCGCCGGCTTCGTGCTGGCGCGCGAGGGCGTCGCTTCGCGCATCGATCCCGCCATGCGCCCGCCCGGCTCCGAGCCGCTCTTCGCCATCGCCAAATTGATCGAGCGGCGCGGCCCGGCCTCCAGCGCCGCGCGCCTCGGCGCCGCGCTGTCGCGGCTCGGCCCGTCCTATGTGAAGCTCGGCCAGTTCCTCGCCACCCGGCCGGACGTCGTCGGCGCGCAGATGGCGCGCGACCTCGAATTGCTGCAGGACCGCATGCCGGCCTTCCCGCAGGAGGTGGCCGAGGCGACCATCGAACGCAATTTCGACCGGCCGGCCTCGGTGGTCTATTCGCGCCTCAGTCCGGCGCTCGCCGCCGCCTCGATCGCGCAGGTGCATCAGGGCGAGGTGACGGAGGCGGACGGTACGGTGCAGCGCGTCGCGGTGAAGGTGCTGCGCCCCGACGTGCAGCGCCGCTTCCGCATCGACCTCTCCTCCTTCTACCGCGCCGCGCGGCTCGGCGAGCAGGCCTCGCCCGAGGGGCGGCGGCTGCGGCTGGTGGCGGTGGTCGACACGCTCGCCCGCTCCGTGTCGATGGAGATGGACCTGCGGCTGGAGGCCGCCGCGCTCTCCGAGCTCGCCCAGAACACCGGCGAGGACGAGGATTTCCGCGTGCCGGCGGTCGACTGGGACCGCACGGGGCGCGAGGTGCTGACCACCGAGTGGATCGACGGCATCAAGCTGAACGACCTCGACGCGCTGCGCGCCGCCGGCCACGATTTGCCCAAGCTCGGGCGGGTGGTGATGCAGTCCTTCCTGCGCCACGCGCTGCGCGACGGCTTCTTCCACGCCGACATGCATCCGGGGAACCTGTTCGTCGATGCGCAGGGCCGGCTGGTGGCGGTCGATTTCGGCATCATGGGCCGGCTCGGCCACAAGGAGCGGCGCTTCCTCGCCGAGATCCTGTTCGGCTTCATCACCCGCAACTGGCTGCGCACGGCGCAGGTGCATTTCGAGGCCGGCTACGTGCCGCCGCACCATTCGGTGGAGGATTTCGCGCAGGCGATCCGCGCCATCGGCGAGCCGATCTATTCGCGCCGCGCCGACCAGATCTCCATGGCCAAGCTGCTGACGCTGCTGTTCGAGGTCACCGCGCTGTTCGACATGAAGACGCGGCCCGAATTGCTGCTGCTGCAGAAGACCATGGTGGTGGTGGAGGGCGTCGCCCGCACGCTCGACCCGCAGCTCGACATGTGGAAGACCGCCGAGCCGGTGGTGCGCGCCTGGATCGAGCGCAATCTCGGCCCCGTGGGGCGGATCGAGGAGGTGGCGGGGGGCTTTTCCGCCATCGGCCGTTCGTTGCAGAACCTGCCGGACCTCGTCGCCCAGGGCCAGCGCATCGCCAACCAGCTGGACGCGGCAACGCGCGACGGGCTGGTGCTGTCGCCGGAGACGATGGAGGCCATCGGCCGCGCCGAGGGGCGGGGAAATCGCTGGGGCACGGTCGCGCTGTGGGTGATCGCCGCGCTGCTGGCGGGGCATCTGCTTTTTTGA
- a CDS encoding RrF2 family transcriptional regulator → MPRLSDKSLLAIAAVVDVALHARGMPVAAKALAARHDLPPRHLEPVLQALVHAGVLKGVRGPRGGYELARERRRITVAEVVRVVEAESEEALDGFPPLVRDIVQPAVAEAERAFEAALDGVTVEDLCRSAAQNTLRKGLPEGIDFTI, encoded by the coding sequence ATGCCGCGCCTGTCCGACAAGAGTCTTCTCGCCATTGCCGCCGTCGTCGACGTCGCGCTGCACGCGCGCGGCATGCCGGTGGCGGCCAAGGCGCTCGCCGCCCGCCACGACCTTCCGCCCCGCCATCTCGAACCCGTGCTGCAGGCCCTCGTCCATGCCGGCGTGCTCAAGGGCGTGCGCGGCCCGCGCGGCGGCTACGAGCTCGCCCGCGAGCGGCGGCGCATCACCGTCGCCGAGGTGGTCCGCGTGGTCGAGGCGGAGAGCGAGGAGGCGCTCGACGGCTTCCCGCCGCTGGTGCGTGACATCGTCCAGCCGGCCGTCGCCGAGGCCGAGCGTGCCTTCGAGGCGGCGCTCGACGGGGTGACCGTGGAGGACCTCTGTCGGTCCGCCGCGCAGAACACGCTGCGCAAGGGATTACCTGAAGGCATAGATTTCACGATCTGA
- the cysK gene encoding cysteine synthase A, giving the protein MAETALKTPAAQVGRGRIYNSITETIGDTPLVQLNRLPAQRDVKARILVKLEFFNPIGSVKDRIGVSMIQSLEEAGLIKQGTVLVEPTSGNTGIALAFVAAAHGYRLILVMPESMSVERRKMLALLGAELVLTPAAQGMRGAVARAEELVKELPDAIIPQQFRNPANPAIHRRTTAEEIWNDTHGEVDIVVSGVGTGGTITGIGQVLKPRKPSLRMVAVEPEDSPVLSGGQPGPHKIQGIGAGFVPEVLDRSVIDEVVTVGNQTAFETARAVARLEGIPVGISSGAAIAAALEVGVRPENEGKTIVVIIPSFAERYLSTPLFEGL; this is encoded by the coding sequence ATGGCCGAGACCGCTCTCAAGACGCCCGCCGCGCAGGTGGGCCGGGGCCGGATCTACAACTCGATCACCGAGACCATCGGCGACACGCCGCTGGTGCAGCTCAACCGGCTGCCGGCCCAGCGCGACGTCAAGGCGCGCATCCTCGTCAAGCTCGAATTCTTCAACCCGATCGGCAGCGTCAAGGACCGCATCGGCGTCTCCATGATCCAGTCGCTGGAAGAGGCCGGGCTGATCAAGCAGGGCACCGTGCTGGTCGAGCCGACCTCCGGCAATACCGGCATCGCGCTGGCCTTCGTCGCCGCCGCGCATGGCTACCGCCTCATCCTGGTGATGCCGGAATCGATGTCGGTCGAGCGCCGCAAGATGCTGGCGCTGCTCGGCGCTGAATTGGTGCTGACCCCTGCGGCACAGGGCATGCGTGGCGCCGTCGCCCGCGCCGAGGAACTGGTGAAGGAGCTGCCGGACGCCATCATCCCGCAGCAGTTCCGCAATCCGGCCAACCCCGCCATCCACCGCCGCACCACGGCGGAGGAGATCTGGAACGACACCCATGGCGAGGTGGACATCGTCGTCTCCGGCGTCGGCACCGGCGGCACCATCACCGGCATCGGCCAGGTGCTGAAGCCCCGCAAGCCGAGCCTGCGCATGGTCGCGGTGGAGCCGGAGGACAGCCCGGTCCTGTCCGGCGGCCAGCCCGGCCCGCACAAGATCCAGGGCATCGGCGCCGGCTTCGTGCCGGAGGTGCTGGACCGCTCGGTGATCGACGAGGTGGTCACCGTCGGCAACCAGACCGCCTTCGAGACCGCCCGCGCGGTGGCCCGGCTGGAAGGTATCCCGGTCGGCATCTCCTCCGGCGCGGCGATTGCGGCGGCGCTGGAAGTCGGCGTGCGGCCGGAGAACGAGGGCAAGACCATCGTCGTCATCATCCCCTCCTTCGCCGAACGCTACCTCTCTACCCCGCTGTTCGAAGGGCTGTGA
- a CDS encoding L,D-transpeptidase: MRGDSGLLSARQRAAVQAAAVAVALTALAAAGPAQAQSGVYGYQSSYQLYSRSAASNPSAWRPGNAPVYPSGSVYQPPRPSADVGAARGVYGYAPPARRTTTAPASSYAASANPSGYDADVELPPAPVQAAAPTTRQTKAASRSTRGTATRTAAVPASYTVEDDIYDDPDTPLPLYRPSTGAKGVDRKFDRHVVRYSSSDPAGTIIVDTGARYLYLIQGDGTAVRYGIGVGKEGFQWAGSERISRKAEWPEWRPPSEMLDRRPDLPRVMPGGEDNPLGARALYLGKSLYRIHGSNEPETIGQAVSSGCIRMRNEDVIDLYGRVQVGTLVRVI, translated from the coding sequence ATGCGCGGTGATTCGGGTCTCCTTTCAGCACGTCAGCGGGCAGCCGTGCAGGCGGCGGCCGTCGCTGTCGCGCTGACGGCCTTGGCCGCTGCGGGGCCGGCGCAGGCGCAGAGCGGCGTCTACGGCTACCAGTCCTCCTACCAGCTCTATTCGCGCTCCGCGGCGTCCAATCCTTCCGCCTGGCGGCCGGGCAATGCGCCGGTCTATCCCTCGGGCAGCGTCTATCAGCCGCCGCGGCCGAGCGCCGACGTCGGCGCCGCGCGCGGGGTCTATGGATATGCCCCGCCGGCCCGCCGGACCACCACCGCGCCGGCCTCCTCCTATGCGGCGAGCGCGAACCCGTCTGGTTACGACGCCGACGTCGAATTGCCGCCGGCGCCGGTGCAGGCGGCCGCGCCGACCACGCGCCAGACCAAGGCGGCGAGCCGCTCGACCAGGGGGACGGCGACGCGCACCGCCGCCGTGCCGGCCAGCTACACGGTCGAGGACGACATCTATGACGACCCCGACACGCCGCTGCCGCTCTACCGGCCCTCGACCGGTGCGAAGGGCGTCGACCGCAAGTTCGACCGCCACGTCGTGCGCTATTCCAGCTCCGACCCGGCCGGCACCATCATCGTCGATACCGGCGCGCGCTATCTCTACCTGATCCAGGGCGACGGCACGGCGGTGCGCTACGGCATCGGCGTCGGCAAGGAAGGCTTCCAGTGGGCGGGGAGCGAGCGCATCAGCCGCAAGGCGGAATGGCCGGAATGGCGCCCGCCGTCCGAGATGCTCGACCGCCGTCCCGACCTGCCGCGCGTCATGCCCGGCGGCGAGGACAACCCGCTCGGCGCCCGCGCGCTGTATCTCGGCAAGTCGCTCTACCGCATCCACGGCTCCAACGAGCCGGAGACCATCGGCCAGGCGGTGTCCTCCGGCTGCATCCGCATGCGCAACGAGGACGTCATCGACCTCTATGGCCGCGTGCAGGTCGGCACGCTGGTGCGGGTGATCTGA
- the dut gene encoding dUTP diphosphatase → MSFEASLDVAVLVLPHGEGLPLPEYATAGSAGLDLLAALPGDEPLTLAPLARAAVPTGLSIALPEGYEAQVRPRSGLALKQGLTVLNAPGTIDSDYRGEVKVLLVNLSDQPVVLERGQRIAQMVVAPVTRIKLVETGDLNETTRGSGGFGSTGLDGRHISR, encoded by the coding sequence ATGAGCTTCGAAGCGAGTCTGGACGTCGCCGTCCTGGTGCTGCCGCATGGCGAGGGCCTGCCGCTGCCGGAATACGCCACGGCGGGCTCCGCCGGGCTCGACCTCCTCGCTGCGTTGCCCGGAGACGAGCCGTTGACGCTCGCCCCGCTCGCCCGCGCGGCGGTGCCGACCGGGCTCTCCATCGCCCTGCCGGAAGGCTACGAGGCGCAGGTGCGCCCGCGCTCCGGCCTCGCTCTCAAGCAGGGGCTGACCGTGCTCAACGCGCCGGGGACCATCGATTCCGACTATCGCGGCGAGGTGAAGGTACTGCTGGTCAACCTCAGTGACCAGCCTGTGGTGCTGGAGCGCGGCCAGCGCATCGCGCAGATGGTGGTCGCGCCGGTGACGCGAATTAAGCTGGTCGAGACCGGGGATTTGAACGAAACAACACGCGGTAGCGGTGGATTCGGCTCGACGGGGCTCGACGGGCGGCACATATCGCGCTAG
- a CDS encoding sensor histidine kinase, translating into MAHPAGMGGERNQGGRVPQVRPGRRLLRPLFTGLAFAAPIAPASAAPASDVFAVLAVQDPSVLIGLALVVGLIVFATTTAIVHLRYRRQSLRREMAAFGEISRLEAQIDEARALLMAEPQIVVVWRDPAADPEIIGNTPAFTGVAAPARILAFGSWLTPASAREIEAAVDRLRGRGTPLAATLATQDGRFVEADGRPVGAAVVLRLRDITGVRLDQAQLEAAYRALDAESSALRTLLDALPAPAWVDGEDGRLRWSNAAYAHAVEARDASDAASRGLMLLDQQSRTQAEKAHAASLPFKARLPVVVAGTRRVLDVLEVPAGGGAAGIALDATEAEVVRAELAQVVGAHRRTLDQLATAVAIFGADQRLVFHNAAYARLFDLDAAFLDDRPTDGAVLDRLRAARRLPEQADFRLWREELHAAYRAIEPREHWWHLPGGRTLRVVTAPNPEGGITYLFDEVTERLALESRFNSLTRIQSETLDALAEAVAVFGSDGRLGLVNSAFRRLWQLDAAMLDAHPHIDAVAAACRPLTADAAVWARLTATVTGIEARMPTEFRMERNDRTILDGSTQPLPDGATLVTLRDVTDSVNVERALVERNDALVAADHLKSTFVSHVSYELRSPLTTIIGFAQLLDDTGIGPLNVKQRAYVNHITESSAALLAIINDILDLATIDAGSMALELTEVDVRAAMDAAAEGVRDRLAEGGIRLSIELQNAAGSFRADAKRVRQILYNLLSNAVGFAPEGSTVTLSAERREDGVIFRVRDMGPGVPPEIGARAFDRFESHTAGSRHRGVGLGLSIVRSLVALHGGTVSLAPAQGGGTLVTCIFPLEAGASRDAAE; encoded by the coding sequence ATGGCGCATCCGGCCGGCATGGGCGGAGAACGGAACCAAGGGGGACGGGTGCCGCAGGTGCGGCCCGGCCGCCGGCTCCTCCGCCCGCTCTTCACCGGCCTCGCTTTTGCCGCGCCGATAGCGCCCGCTTCCGCCGCCCCGGCCTCCGACGTCTTCGCCGTGCTGGCGGTGCAGGACCCGAGCGTGCTGATCGGCCTTGCGCTGGTCGTCGGTCTCATCGTCTTCGCCACCACCACCGCCATCGTGCATCTGCGCTATCGCCGCCAGTCGCTGAGGCGCGAGATGGCGGCGTTCGGCGAGATTTCCCGTCTCGAAGCCCAGATCGACGAGGCGCGCGCCCTATTGATGGCCGAGCCGCAGATCGTCGTGGTCTGGCGCGATCCCGCCGCGGACCCGGAGATCATCGGCAACACGCCCGCCTTCACCGGCGTCGCCGCCCCCGCCCGCATCCTCGCCTTCGGTTCATGGCTCACCCCCGCTTCCGCCCGCGAGATCGAGGCGGCGGTGGACCGGCTGCGCGGCCGCGGCACGCCGCTCGCCGCCACCCTCGCCACGCAGGACGGCCGCTTCGTCGAGGCGGATGGCCGCCCGGTCGGCGCCGCGGTGGTGCTGCGCCTGCGCGACATCACCGGCGTGCGGCTCGACCAGGCGCAGCTGGAAGCCGCCTATCGCGCCCTCGATGCCGAGAGCTCGGCGCTGCGCACGCTGCTCGATGCGCTGCCGGCGCCCGCCTGGGTCGACGGCGAGGATGGCAGGCTGCGCTGGAGCAATGCCGCCTATGCCCATGCGGTGGAGGCGCGCGACGCTTCCGACGCCGCCTCGCGCGGCCTCATGCTGCTCGACCAGCAGAGCCGCACCCAGGCCGAGAAGGCGCATGCGGCGAGCCTGCCCTTCAAGGCCCGCCTGCCGGTGGTGGTCGCCGGCACGCGGCGCGTGCTCGACGTGCTGGAAGTGCCGGCCGGCGGCGGCGCGGCGGGCATCGCGCTCGACGCCACCGAGGCCGAGGTGGTGCGTGCGGAGCTCGCCCAGGTGGTCGGCGCGCACCGGCGCACGCTCGACCAGCTCGCAACCGCCGTGGCGATCTTCGGCGCCGACCAGCGCCTCGTCTTCCACAATGCCGCCTATGCCCGGCTGTTCGACCTCGACGCCGCCTTCCTCGACGACCGGCCGACCGACGGCGCCGTGCTCGACCGGCTGCGCGCCGCGCGGCGCCTGCCGGAGCAGGCCGATTTCCGCCTCTGGCGCGAGGAGCTGCACGCCGCCTACCGCGCCATCGAGCCGCGCGAGCACTGGTGGCACCTGCCGGGTGGGCGCACGCTGCGCGTCGTCACCGCGCCGAACCCGGAAGGCGGCATCACCTATCTGTTCGACGAGGTGACCGAGCGGCTCGCGCTGGAGAGCCGCTTCAACTCGCTCACCCGCATCCAGTCCGAGACGCTGGACGCCTTGGCGGAGGCGGTGGCGGTGTTCGGCAGCGACGGCCGGCTCGGCCTCGTCAATTCCGCCTTCCGCCGGCTCTGGCAGCTCGACGCCGCCATGCTCGACGCCCATCCGCATATCGACGCGGTGGCCGCCGCCTGCCGCCCGCTGACCGCCGACGCCGCGGTCTGGGCGCGGCTCACCGCCACGGTGACCGGCATCGAGGCGCGCATGCCGACCGAGTTCCGCATGGAGCGCAACGACCGCACCATCCTCGACGGCTCGACCCAGCCGCTGCCCGACGGCGCCACGCTGGTGACGCTGCGCGACGTCACCGACAGCGTCAACGTCGAGCGGGCGCTGGTGGAGCGCAACGACGCCCTCGTCGCCGCCGACCATCTCAAGAGCACCTTCGTCAGCCACGTCTCCTATGAGCTGCGCTCGCCTTTGACCACGATCATCGGCTTCGCCCAGCTGCTCGACGACACCGGCATCGGCCCGCTCAACGTCAAGCAGCGCGCCTATGTGAACCACATCACCGAGAGCTCGGCGGCGCTGCTCGCCATCATCAACGACATCCTCGACCTCGCCACCATCGATGCCGGCTCCATGGCGCTGGAGCTGACCGAGGTCGATGTGCGCGCCGCCATGGACGCGGCGGCCGAGGGCGTGCGCGACCGGCTCGCCGAGGGCGGCATCCGCCTCTCCATCGAGTTGCAGAACGCCGCCGGTTCCTTCCGCGCCGATGCCAAGCGCGTGCGGCAGATCCTCTACAACCTGCTCTCCAATGCGGTGGGCTTCGCGCCGGAGGGCTCGACCGTCACGCTCTCGGCCGAGCGGCGCGAGGACGGCGTGATCTTCCGCGTGCGCGATATGGGGCCGGGCGTCCCGCCGGAGATCGGCGCCCGGGCGTTCGACCGCTTCGAGAGCCACACCGCCGGCTCGCGCCACCGCGGCGTCGGGCTCGGCCTCTCCATCGTGCGCTCGCTGGTGGCGCTGCATGGCGGCACGGTGAGCCTGGCGCCGGCGCAGGGCGGGGGCACGCTGGTGACCTGCATCTTCCCGCTGGAAGCCGGCGCGAGCCGCGACGCGGCGGAGTAG
- the coaBC gene encoding bifunctional phosphopantothenoylcysteine decarboxylase/phosphopantothenate--cysteine ligase CoaBC: MLATKRILLIIGGGIAAYKSLDLIRRLKERGASVRVIMTAAAQHFVTPLAAGALSHERVFTELFDREAEHDIGHIRLSREADLIIVAPATADLMAKMAHGLADDLASAVLLASDKPVLVAPAMNPLMWSHAATRRNAAQLAADGVAFIGPNAGAMAERGEDGPGRMAEPMEIVEAAERLLAASGPLKGRHVLVTSGPTHEPIDPVRYIANRSSGKQGHAIAAAAARAGAQVTLVSGPVNLPDPAGVDVRHVESARDMLAAVEAALPADAAIFAAAVADWRAASEAGEKLKKDGNAIPPLMLTENPDILATVAHLSNRRPRLVVGFAAETQNVVAYAQAKRARKGCDWIVANDVSQHSGIAGGVMGGDSNAVHLITAEGVEHWPEASKAAVAEKLIARVAASLGPLGAAE; the protein is encoded by the coding sequence ATGCTCGCGACCAAGCGCATCCTGCTGATCATTGGCGGCGGCATCGCCGCCTATAAGAGCCTCGACCTGATCCGCCGGCTGAAGGAGCGCGGCGCCTCGGTGCGGGTGATCATGACCGCGGCGGCGCAGCACTTCGTCACCCCGCTGGCGGCGGGCGCGCTCTCGCATGAACGCGTCTTCACCGAGCTGTTCGACCGCGAGGCCGAGCACGACATCGGCCATATCCGCCTGTCGCGCGAGGCGGACCTCATCATCGTCGCCCCCGCCACCGCCGACCTGATGGCGAAGATGGCGCACGGCCTCGCCGACGACCTCGCTTCCGCCGTGCTGCTGGCGAGCGACAAGCCGGTCCTCGTCGCCCCGGCGATGAACCCGCTGATGTGGAGCCACGCCGCCACGCGCCGCAACGCCGCCCAGCTTGCCGCCGACGGCGTCGCCTTCATCGGCCCGAATGCGGGCGCCATGGCCGAGCGCGGCGAGGACGGGCCGGGCCGCATGGCCGAGCCGATGGAGATCGTCGAGGCCGCCGAGCGCCTGCTGGCAGCTTCCGGCCCGCTCAAAGGCCGGCATGTGCTGGTGACCTCGGGCCCGACGCACGAGCCGATCGATCCGGTGCGCTACATCGCCAACCGTTCCTCCGGCAAGCAGGGCCACGCAATCGCCGCCGCTGCCGCCCGTGCGGGGGCGCAGGTGACGCTGGTCTCCGGCCCGGTGAATCTGCCCGACCCCGCCGGCGTCGATGTCCGCCATGTCGAGAGCGCCCGCGACATGCTGGCGGCGGTCGAGGCCGCGCTGCCGGCCGACGCCGCCATCTTCGCCGCCGCCGTGGCCGACTGGCGCGCCGCGAGCGAGGCGGGCGAGAAGCTGAAGAAGGACGGCAACGCCATCCCCCCGCTCATGCTGACCGAGAATCCCGACATACTCGCCACCGTGGCGCATCTGTCGAACCGCCGGCCGCGCCTCGTCGTCGGCTTCGCGGCGGAGACGCAGAACGTCGTCGCCTACGCGCAGGCCAAGCGTGCGCGAAAAGGCTGCGACTGGATCGTCGCCAACGACGTCTCGCAGCACAGCGGCATCGCCGGCGGGGTGATGGGCGGCGACAGCAACGCGGTCCATCTCATCACCGCGGAGGGTGTCGAGCACTGGCCGGAGGCCTCCAAGGCCGCGGTGGCCGAGAAGCTGATCGCCCGTGTCGCCGCCTCGCTCGGCCCGCTGGGGGCCGCCGAATGA